One Equus caballus isolate H_3958 breed thoroughbred chromosome 14, TB-T2T, whole genome shotgun sequence DNA segment encodes these proteins:
- the COX7C gene encoding cytochrome c oxidase subunit 7C, mitochondrial: MLGHSIRRFTTSVVRRSHYEEGPGKNVPFSVENKWRLLAVMTLYFGSGFAAPFFIVRHQLLKK, from the exons ATGTTGGGACACAGCATCCGGAGGTTCACAACTTCTGTGGTCCGTAGGAGCCACTATGAGGAGGGCCCAGGGAAG AATGTGCCATTTTCAGTGGAAAACAAGTGGCGGTTACTAGCTGTGATGACTCTGTACTTTGGATCTGGATTTGCTGCACCTTTCTTTATAGTAAGACACCAACTGCTTAAGAAATAA